The genomic window TCGTCTGGTCCTTCGGCGACCCCACCGGCTACGGCAACCACGGCGACTACATGTTCGGCTGGAAGGGCGACGCCCTCCAGCGCGCCATGGACGCCAACTGCCAGAGCGACCTCTTCAGCGACAACGTCAACTGCCCCACCCTCAAGCTGCAGTCCATCCCCGACACCAACAAGTGCACCCTGCCCCGCCGCGTCCACGAGGACATCGACGGCTGGCTGAAGGAGCTGCCGGGCGCGTCCATGCAGAACATGTCGTGAGGGGGGTGTTGAAGGGGTGGTGGTTGAAGGTGTCGTTAGGGGTTCGGGGGACGACTTTCGGCTAGATGTTCATTTCTCGGGGTGCTACCAACTTTTGTATTGAAATCCGTAGTCGAAGCATGAGCATTCAAGTTAACAAGTCCTTGGGTCCTTGAATGCCCGCTTACCTACCGGATGGAAAACAGCCAACATATGCGTACTTTCCGCACTAGCTTCGCCTCCTTTCTAGCGCCGTCGGATTGCCACACCACTAAGAAGCACGCTCAAAGCGGCCGAATGGCCTGCTTGATAGTCGTCGGGAGGGCGGGCTAGGCTTGGCCAACAACCCAATAAATATTGTTGCCTTGTTAGGATCAGCCAAGGCCATTCGTGGCCAGCATAACCCAGTGCTTCCGTTATCAGATACTAAAACTGTATTCAAAGAGTCACACTTCCAAAGTATATACCGACGTCTGCGCCGCTTTTGTGACGTAAGACCAATATAAACTCCCGAAAACAAACGCCCAAGCTTCATACACACGAAAGCACCCCTCACCCCGGGACCTTCGACCAGTCCCTGCAAAGCCCAAACACTGTGCGGCAGAACTTGCCCAGCTCGACCTTCAAGTCGAAACGACGCCATGACCCTTGGGCGCTGTGAGCGAGACGCGCATCGGGGTCCCCAATAGGCTTCGAGCCCATGTTGCCATATTTGCCTCTCCCAGGGCTGCGAGTGCAATGCGAGTCAGCGAGGACGTTCCGGGCGAAGAGGGGACAAGACAGTCTCGGGCAacaaaaaaaagaagaaaaaaaaatggcACACCTGAATGCAGTAATAGGAAGCACCAGGACGTCGGAGACGAGCTTCGCCCTCCCGCCGTCCGTCAGGCCCGTGACGGCCTCCCAGCGAAAGTCAAGCTCGTCTTTCAGCCAGGACATGGTCGACAGCGtgatggcggcggggccggtcAGGGTGAGCGGGTCGAGGCGCGACATCTGGGCGCGCAAGGCCGCCGGATAGTTGGCGGGGGACTGCCGCTGCACCTTCTCCTTGACGGCGCGGACCTGGGCGGTGAGGTCGTCCATGAAGCGCGACAGCACCGGGTGCTTCGGGGCCGAGGCCAGGGCCCACTGGGTCAGCTGGACGGGGTACTCGTAGCCCATGCGCCAGTACGAGTCCGAGGCCGGGTCGGTGTCGGCCTCGAGGCCCAGCACGAGGTTGACGGGGCGGTCCTGCTGGGGATCGGCGTCCGGGTGTGCCTTGGACGGCAGGGGGTAGCCGTACGTCTTGCCGGTTTGGTCGTCGGTCCATTGGGCGATGTCGGATGGGCGAATccacgtcgacggcggctggAGAGGCACGGTATCCATATCGCCGTACTGTCACGGGGTGAGTCTTGGGTTTCATCTACGGGAGAGGGGCAAATATGATAAATGGCACTTACTATGCCACCAAACAACTTGCACACCAGGATTCGGAAAATATCGGTCTGCTCAACGGGGGAGAACAGAGAGAGCGACTGATTGTAGAAGTCGGGCTCGTACTCGCGGAACAGGGCCGCAAGTCCGTCGTTGTCCCAGAGGAAGTAGGCCATGGGACCGTGCTGCGACGAGGTCGCGTAGGCAAGCCACTGCTCAACATAAGAGACCACGTCGAGATTCAGGGTGTCCAGCTTCGCCCTGATCCACGTCTGGtgcaccagcagcggcacgtTGGAAAAGCGGATTTGCTTTGCCGGATCGGCCATGGCGACGCGAGAAGCCAGCCGCACGGCGTCTAGGATGTTGCTCGGCGGGTCCTCATCATCGCCGATCCATTCAGGCGGAATGTACCAAGCTGCACTCCGTTCAATTGTCGCATCGGGCGTTGTCAGCGATCTCAACTTAAAATTCGCTCTGAGCAGCTGGTCTCGTGCTCAGACAAGAGGCCCCACTCACCACCTTGCTTCCCGTGGAATGTCTGGATGTGCCGCCATGCCAGCGGGAATCGGCGCTCGAATTCTTTGTCTCCGAGCGTCGACGGTTCTCTGAAATGCACAGAGGCAAATAATGTCCACGAGACGATGAGGAAAAGTCCCGcagcggcgaagaaggccggGGAGCGCAAGCTCAAGCCCCTGAAGGTTGGGCGACGCATTtcggcgggcagcggctgcggcagcagcgaagCAACCTCGCCCCTCGGCGCGCCGTCGCGAGCGGCACGTCGAGCGATCCCAGGATCCCAATTCGACTGCGCTGGGCTTGCGATCAGACAACAAGACGACAAGGAAGCGCAATGGACCGGTAAACTCCAATGGACCGTCGAGCGAACCCCCCAGGGGCAAAAATGGATCTACGGACAGAAGAAGCGGATCTGGGGCAGTAGTGGCGCAGGCACGCGACGTTGGCACTAAAACGCAAGCTCCCGAAACGGCCAGTTACACTTGACTTCCCAAAAGTTGGGCACTCCGTCAGGGGCTTTGCAGTCTCAGCTGCTCAGCCACGGCAGCCCAGCCAATCAGCGTGCCGAGTGGAAGCGAGGAAGAATCCGCAGCCCCACAATACCAACGCAAGTCCGCATACACCCCACAAGATAGAAGCACGGGCCATAACTGCGGGATCTCCTTTTTGTTTGCCTCCCGATGTTCATGTTTGGAAAGCAGCACGAGCCCCCGAGCCACAACAGATTTTTTCTCTTTCAGGTGGAACTACTGCAAGTGATTGCAGCTGTAATGTAGTGCTGGCGACAATCGAGAGCCCCGCCATAACATGCGCATTAGCAGCAGGTACACCATACACTTGCGGTGGTCCAGATGCCGGATTGGCCCCCAATAGCGAAATTTCAGATAGTACGCAATAAACCAAAGGAAAATGACCCTGCGATGACGTAGGTAAGTAGCTGATGATTTTTGAACAACAACACAGTATTCCATACAGTGCCATTCTCATCATGTGCCAACTGCATGTCTTCCTGTCTAAACCTCAACAAAAACAAAAAACCA from Thermothielavioides terrestris NRRL 8126 chromosome 1, complete sequence includes these protein-coding regions:
- a CDS encoding glycosyltransferase family 32 protein (CAZy_ID 269770) encodes the protein MRRPTFRGLSLRSPAFFAAAGLFLIVSWTLFASVHFREPSTLGDKEFERRFPLAWRHIQTFHGKQGAWYIPPEWIGDDEDPPSNILDAVRLASRVAMADPAKQIRFSNVPLLVHQTWIRAKLDTLNLDVVSYVEQWLAYATSSQHGPMAYFLWDNDGLAALFREYEPDFYNQSLSLFSPVEQTDIFRILVCKLFGGIYGDMDTVPLQPPSTWIRPSDIAQWTDDQTGKTYGYPLPSKAHPDADPQQDRPVNLVLGLEADTDPASDSYWRMGYEYPVQLTQWALASAPKHPVLSRFMDDLTAQVRAVKEKVQRQSPANYPAALRAQMSRLDPLTLTGPAAITLSTMSWLKDELDFRWEAVTGLTDGGRAKLVSDVLVLPITAFSPGRGKYGNMGSKPIGDPDARLAHSAQGSWRRFDLKVELGKFCRTVFGLCRDWSKVPG